The nucleotide sequence AGTGACATGCATTAGGCTCTCCATAATATTTTGACTGTGAGgataatttgtttgaaaatggatcgttcatcatatcataaagaTAATCATAGAACCATTTCTTGGTCGTTCAGGAAACCACCTACAATGGAGATATACGAAGGGTTAACTGATTTTGGGTTATGTTTAAACTTTTCCGCGAACTCTCTAATCGTCAAATTGAAATgctttagaaaagaaaattataatggTTTTACTTTAAGGATGATTACAAATGTTTATATCTAAAGTTtttagttgtttttaaaaataaaataaaaaaacgcaTCATTGCTATTAAAAATCGGAATGTTACCGGACAAGACaagaaacaaattatatttttttttaaaggaagaaACAATTTATCTAAAACATCTAAGTTTGATATCTGTCATAAATAATCGTCAAGAATTCAAATTAAGTTGTTCAAGTAAACCATGTCTTTCAATAACAATGGTATACGCATactaatcaaaatttaaaaggaGAAAGAGGAAAAATGGAAAATCGATCTTGGATATCTATCATGTAGTTAAGGAGGGGACCCTAAGACCAAGTTGGCGATCGAGACTAACCACATGGCATTGTGCATGCAAGACAATGACACATCCATCTACAGTATAAATTCTTGTGACAATTAACATATATGGAGATTGAGTGCCCATATTCAAACATGCATTACTTTATATATCACATTGTTCATTTTTAATCAAActagtttatgaaaataaattaatgaacgCTATAAGTTAATCAAAAGAAAGCTCTTCCACAACACACAGTTTTAATGGAGATGTTCATGCATATCATAATGAGTGTAACAACCAAACAATCTAACAACTATATATTAATAAGTTTtcttcaaaacattttttttttctcaaagaaTAAATCAAATGGTCACATGCATTAACTATTTTCTTTACGATTATATAAAGAGAATGAAAAAGTATTATTGTTTcgttattttaagaaaaaatatataggtGCGCCCACAAACTTGAAAACGTGATGGATTATTGAATTATAATTTTCACAAGCATAACCTACAAATAAAcatatataatgaaaaaaatttaacatagaTACTGACGTCACCTTTCAGTATTTTGCATTTACAAGAGAATTTCTttctcaataaaataaaggtgtttgttttttggaagaaaaaaaatggagattTTTAGCTGCCATATATAGTTTGAACTTCAAAATAGAGTCATGCATGACTTGTCCTACAAGATCACTGGCGTGTGGAAATGCACAATTAATTAAATGTGAAAAGAGTTTGAGGCGTAAGCTTTATTTTAGAATCGTGCAAGCAATTGTTCATTTAATagttattgaaaataaaatgtttataaatttatggaaactaataaatccaaaatataaattaaaataattgtgattGATTGAATGTATATGACGAAACTAAAAGAGGTTAAGGAGCACCTCTAACTAAGATCATCATCCGATAGCAAAAAGGTCAAAACATGACAGgctaatcaaattaaatattcgtttcaaaatatacatcacagtcaactaTTTCACACgtgtcaatgcataattttgacgGCTAaaatctttaattatctaaagtaaaaaattataaaaatttaatatttatcaaaacaaatcaaacaacatcttacacactaacatttatatttatatattagttaaaaagtagagttaaagtaaattataatgcaacatatattttaaaacgaagggagtaattgattaattaaatttacATCAAAAGATGAAGAATGACCCTTGTGGATGAGAAAATGCACACACGTAAACATGGTCAGTAAAAGTTCTGCAATCAAACAATAAGAAAAGATTGAATCTATGTAAAAAGTTTCTTTTGCACAACATATAGCGGtgtgtatttcttttttttctttctttcacagCAACATAGAAATACATGGATTTGGATTTGTTGTGGTCATTCCGAGCACCCACGTAGTTGAGCATCATCGGTCATCCGATCTTGATTGAATGGTCCGGTCCATACAAAatagatttaattttaatttatgactTCAACTATGTCGAGATTAAATTAGAACCATTTAAATAAGATTGGGCGACCGATGATACTTGACTGTGTGATTGCTTGTTTGATCAGAGCAATTTCAGGTCCAAAGTACATGTAGTTTACCAAACCCTGGTGAAAGTGAGGAATCAAACTTTATTATCACCTAGTAAAATTACACCAATCTAAGAGCATTTGAATGAGATGGTGGTGTATCTCTTTTAACTTAATCAAATGTTCTGAAGTCGAATTCAATTTTGGAATGGAACAATATTATCTTTTAACGAAGAGTTTTATAGTTTATTATGATCCTATCAAGCTTAtggattaatttttaaaatagccCGCAAAGATATCAATCAAGACGGTGGCTTAATACCAATCAAGTGTGACATGAGTCACATGTGGTATCGATCCATACACTACTTAAACCCCATGAGCTGCAAATAGCAAACACAAATTGTTATTTCTATTCACTTCATTACAATTTCGTTTCTTTCTATTCTATAGTGACAACAATAATGACCACCGCTACCTACCTCCTCTTCCTTCTTCCAATTCTCATAaccaccatcaccaccaccccATATCTGGTAGCCGCCGGTAATGGTCAATGGCAAGTACTACAAAAAAGCATCGGCATTGTAGCCATGCACATGCAACTTCTTCACAACGATCGCATTGTCATATTTGATCGTACTGACTTTGGCTTATCCAAACTCCCTTTACCTAACGGAAAGTGTCGTCATGACCCCAGAGAAACCACCGTTAAAACCGATTGCACGGCTCATTCGGTCGAATATAACATCAAATCCAACACTTTCCGTCCATTGTTTGTTCAAACCGACGTTTGGTGTTCATCCGGTAGTGTGAATCCTAAAGGAACACTTGTCCAAACCGGAGGCTACAATGACGGAGACCGAACTATTCGTATGTTCGATACTTGTAACAACTGTGATTGGCAGGAATTTGACGGCGGACTTGCTGCTCGGAGATGGTATGCCACCAATCATATTCTGCCCGACGGACGTCAAATTATCATTGGCGGtagaaaacaatttaactatGAATTTTACCCTAAAAACAACATTGGTGTATATCGTTTGCCGTTTTTGGAACAGACTAATGATGCTGGTGCAGAGAATAATTTGTATCCATTTGTTATTCTCAATGTGGATGGCAACCTCTTCATCTTTGCTAACAACAGAGCTATCCTCTTTGATTATACTAAGGTATTATTTTACTTTGCATTATGTTTGTTAAGGTTGCTTCTTTTTTACATTTGAACTAAACAAAGATAGCTTTAGCTagtatatgtttttcttttgtggtTTTAATTATTTGGTGTGAACTTTCCAATTTTGACGTgatctttaatattttatttaacttgAAATCATATTAAAACAACTAATTTCTTGCACTTcttttatatcaaaatttatttacatttgatAATCAATATACGCAAGCACGCACGTATACTTTGTAACGTTCTACTTTGCTTATACTTAATTATTagtcttgtttttatttctgaCGTATACTTTGTAACGTTCTACTTTTAATGCATGTCCTCAAAGGTCAAAACTAAGTGTcaacatatttttgttttttttctattttaagttTTGCTACGTTGGATTGATGAtgtttttaacttgtgtatcaAATTTAACTAGAATGTAGTGGTGAGAACATTTCCTCAAATCCCAGGTGGGGACCCTAGGAGTTATCCAAGCTCAGGTTCAGGGGTACTATTGCCATTGAAGAATCTACAATCAAAGTTTATAGAAGCTGAGGTTTTGATTTGTGGTGGAGCTCCAAAAGGATCTTATCAAAAAGCATCAAAGCGTGAGTTTCTTGGAGCTTTGAATACTTGTGCCCGAATCAAAATAACCGACCCAAATCCaacatgggttgtggagaccaTGCCTAGGGCTAGAGTAATGGGTGACATGGTAATGCTCCCAAATGGGGATGTTTTGATAATTAATGGAGCGGGTTCAGGGACGGCGGGGTGGGAATACGGACGAGACCCAGTTCTAAATCCGGTTCTTTACAAAACTAATAACCCAATAGGAGCACGATTTGAATTACAAAACCCATCTCATACACCTCGAATGTATCATTCCACTGCAATTTTGGTTCGTGATGGTAGGGTTCTTGTTGGTGGTAGCAACCCTCACATTGGTTACAATTTTAACAATGTGTTGTTTCCAACTGAACTTAGTATCGAAGCTTTTTCTCCTTCTTACCTTGAACCTCGCTTCGCGAATGTTCGTCCAAGGATTGTGGCTTCTACTTCGGAATTGCAAAAGCACGGTCAAAAGTTGGGATTGCGATTTCAAGTAAAAGCAGCATTGGATAAGAATTTGGTATATGTTACGATGTTGGCACCACCTTTTAACACACACTCATTCTCCATGAATCAGAGGTTGTTGGTGTTGGAGTCAAACAAAGTGAATATTGTGGAGGGAACAACGTATGATGTTCAGGTTACTATGCCGGGTTCACCTATTCTTGCGCCTCCTGGATTTTATCTACTATTTGTGGTTCATAAAGAAATTCCTAGTGAAGGAATTTGGATACAAAtactttaattttcaaatgCAACTGTGtggtaaataataaatttgctTTTATATTATCAAAGAAAGTTTGTTTATTACCCTCTCTAATCTCTgttatgagaatttttttagagatttattTGATCTCATATACAAAAGAAGTGTATGTTGTTAAATgcttcctctaaaaaaaattgttgcttAATGCTTGGTTTACCCTAGTGTTtgtacttttttatatatattttttttaaggaaggattTTTTATATAAGTTGGTACATTTCGTCATTTAAAATTTTTCATGCTTGAAGGATACTtaaataatctaaaaaaatcaataaatgaaACTTTACggttatgatgtttatgattttttttcttataattgggacccaaaaaaatattttgattgtcGGTAGCTAGTATAAACATCTCCTAACTGAATAATGATATGAGCCAAATTTGGTGAATTCTTTTCGAGTAGgagtagttttttatttattttttaaataagagtCGGAGTAAACTTTAGAAGCAAGAAAGATGAatagaaattaaacaaaaaggGGTTAATGAATTATCAAATGACACATAGCTCATTTCAAGAAAGGGACATACACCTAAAAAAATTATCGATAAACGAAttgagttttcttttttattagtcACAATTAGGTCGAGGTTGAATGTATGATATTACTCCCTTAAGTTGTATGTCGTTTTGACAATTTACacgtattaaaaaatgtaattaattttgtgtgggaaagcgatattatgagttgttttacaaaattgtccttaataaattatataagaaagataaatgaaaaaattaaaagaagggagagtaataaatagttaaggatacaatatgaaaagtaacattaatgtttcattgatattgtaaaacgacaAATAATTTGcgacaaatttttttctctaaagcgacatacaatttgggacggagggagtatgattgAAAAATTATACACAATTCCTTTTTGAAGTACCAATTTCCTTAGAGGTGTCCTTTTTGAAGTaccaatttcctttttttttttaacatgctaaaatggattatattaagaaaaccaaaagtgaTATTCCTTCACAATGCGTGCTAAAGTAAGACATGCAAAGTTAATTACAAGATAGCAAAATCGGAAACAACAACACCCGATTAACGGGAGACCATAAAGACAAAATTACATAACCAAACTCATACAATGGAGAGAGTGGCACCACCAGTCAAGATagccaaaaacaaaagtaaacaaGTTTTCCTTTAACCACACGAAAAACAACAACTTAACCTTGTCTAAAATAATGTATAAATTCGATGGtgagtttttgaaaatttgattatttcttttcttccaaGTAGTTCGAACAGAAGCAAGCCAAATCAGCCACAAAAATGAATGAGATGAACGGGGTAAAGCAACAAAATGACCAAACAGAAGAAAGTGATCGCGTAACTTAATTGGGTCGCCCGAGGAAATGCCTAACCACTTCTAGATGAGAGATCATAGCCTTCCGAAGAAATTGCACCCCAAGAACAGATGCATCGCCGTTTCTGGAGATCCACACCCTCCAACACAAACGTTATTGCCGTCTTGAAGAACCATCTGCCGCACAAGATTATCTCTAGTTGATAACCTGCTGCGTAGAAGCCACCAAGCGAACAAAGAGACCTTTAGCGAAACTTGTTTGTGCCAAATATTATCTATCGAATCCCTGTCAATGGGAGCTTATGCAGTTGTGACGTAATGATATGCCCCACTGACATAATAGCCTTTAACAGGATCAAGAAGTCAGCGCCACATGTCAAGAGCATCAATCTATAAAACAAAGTTATGTAACAGAGAAACACGTTCTCGAACAGTCTCCTCCTCCCATGCGAAAAGTCTCCTCCTCCACCTCCACGCCTCTCTCCCTTCCTCCCAACCTAACTTCGACATCTCCGCTACCGACACCCACCTATTCTCAGCTAGATCAAATAGTCTCCtaaatcttcttctttttttggtcaagtagcctaatggctagaaaatctttttttcaaggaggataagtggggtgtccgggattcgatcCCTGatccctgcatatattatgcaatattcctgtcaattgagttaagctcatgagACTCCtaaatcatcttcttcttcttcttgttttgaCTCAACTAGTTTCCTCCTTCTTAGTTTTCCTTTTCCTggtttaaatataaaaaaaaaattaaaaattgaagtgATATTTACTTTAATAATATGCATAAATTTACTAGTTTATTATATTGAATTTACAGAAGAGGAGTTTGagatttaaattaataatatctCAAAATagctttaaattaataaattaaaatatttatccctcttaaaatttattttttccacttgaaaaagtaaaaaagtataacttaatataaagtaaaaatctctccctaaaaaaaaaaagtaaaaatctatgttcctttttttttttgtggctgAGGTTTGAACCATTGACCTTGCATATactatgcattgtccttaccaactgagttaaactcacgaagACAAATATCTGTTCCTTTCTgacttaatttcaaaatattcacaaataaaaatttattcttataatttatttttgtcgaATAtgttactttatatatatttttttaaggaatttactTTATATTAGTTGTTTTGTCTAATATTGTATAGAATTAAATTCATATGTTtgaaaagtgtaaaaaaatatattatatactatGATACTATCACTCAATCGTATAGGTTCGATCACTAAAATTTTCTTACTTTCATTATATCTTACTTTAAAATCTTATGCATGATAGTTTGTAATCAATTTACACTCTAAAAAGTTTTACATGATGTATATATGAATTGTTAAACATCATTGAAACTCATATAATACGAGGTTTCGAGTTCGAATCCAATaaatgttttaacaaaagtcGTGAGTTCGAGTCATGTTCTCAACAGTTGTTTATCGAACCTTAAAAATTTCATGTAGACCAAACTTACAAAGTTCGTGGGCCTAACGCAAACAAAGTAGAAAAAGCCCAAACATTACACACTCGTTCATTTCCCATATATcctcatcatcaaaccctagcTACCCCCGGAGAAGAACAACCTCGCCGCCGGAAAGAgattctcaaaaatggtttccGGATCAGGCATCTGCGCAAAGAGAGTCGTGATCGATGCCCGCCACCACATGCTCGGCCGTCTTGCCTCCATTGTCGCAAAGGAGCTGCTCAATgg is from Medicago truncatula cultivar Jemalong A17 chromosome 1, MtrunA17r5.0-ANR, whole genome shotgun sequence and encodes:
- the LOC11414559 gene encoding aldehyde oxidase GLOX1, yielding MTTATYLLFLLPILITTITTTPYLVAAGNGQWQVLQKSIGIVAMHMQLLHNDRIVIFDRTDFGLSKLPLPNGKCRHDPRETTVKTDCTAHSVEYNIKSNTFRPLFVQTDVWCSSGSVNPKGTLVQTGGYNDGDRTIRMFDTCNNCDWQEFDGGLAARRWYATNHILPDGRQIIIGGRKQFNYEFYPKNNIGVYRLPFLEQTNDAGAENNLYPFVILNVDGNLFIFANNRAILFDYTKNVVVRTFPQIPGGDPRSYPSSGSGVLLPLKNLQSKFIEAEVLICGGAPKGSYQKASKREFLGALNTCARIKITDPNPTWVVETMPRARVMGDMVMLPNGDVLIINGAGSGTAGWEYGRDPVLNPVLYKTNNPIGARFELQNPSHTPRMYHSTAILVRDGRVLVGGSNPHIGYNFNNVLFPTELSIEAFSPSYLEPRFANVRPRIVASTSELQKHGQKLGLRFQVKAALDKNLVYVTMLAPPFNTHSFSMNQRLLVLESNKVNIVEGTTYDVQVTMPGSPILAPPGFYLLFVVHKEIPSEGIWIQIL